A window from Chryseobacterium vaccae encodes these proteins:
- the recF gene encoding DNA replication/repair protein RecF (All proteins in this family for which functions are known are DNA-binding proteins that assist the filamentation of RecA onto DNA for the initiation of recombination or recombinational repair.), translating to MIIKKLSLYNFKNHSEKKFEFSPQINCFVGNNGAGKTNILDALHYLSVGKSFLGNTDFNNIKREEDFFTIDAEVLNEDSEDTIKISQPKEAKKIIKKNDKSYDRLADHIGYLPSVMISPYDSNLISDSGESRRKFLDSMISQTDSGYLFDLIQYQKTIQQRNALLKYFAKNRTWDKDSLEIYDDPITRYGTKIFNKRKEFVEQLNPIVQNFYQIISGGKETVSVIYESHLLENSFEELLKESLEKDRMLTYTSKGVHKDDLLFEMDHVLIKKIGSQGQQKSFLISLKLAQMNLVKELTKKTPILLLDDIFDKLDDTRVSQLIELVNKESFGQIFITDTHRERTESVVKKINEESIIFEI from the coding sequence ATGATTATCAAGAAGCTTTCTCTTTACAATTTCAAAAACCATTCGGAGAAGAAATTCGAGTTCTCGCCACAGATCAACTGTTTTGTAGGGAACAATGGTGCCGGAAAGACCAACATTCTGGATGCCCTGCATTATCTGTCTGTAGGGAAAAGCTTTTTAGGCAATACGGATTTTAACAATATCAAACGGGAGGAAGACTTTTTCACCATCGATGCCGAGGTCCTGAATGAAGACAGTGAAGACACCATCAAGATCTCCCAACCCAAAGAAGCTAAGAAGATCATCAAAAAAAATGATAAAAGCTACGACAGACTCGCCGATCATATCGGATATTTGCCCAGTGTGATGATTTCTCCCTATGACTCCAACCTGATCTCGGATTCCGGAGAAAGCCGCCGGAAGTTTCTGGATTCTATGATTTCCCAGACGGATTCAGGCTATCTTTTTGATCTGATCCAGTATCAGAAAACTATACAGCAGAGAAATGCCCTGCTTAAATATTTTGCGAAAAACAGAACCTGGGATAAAGACTCACTGGAAATTTATGATGATCCAATTACCCGATACGGAACTAAAATTTTTAATAAAAGAAAAGAGTTTGTAGAACAACTGAATCCTATTGTTCAAAACTTTTATCAGATTATTTCGGGAGGAAAGGAAACGGTATCGGTTATTTATGAATCCCATCTTCTTGAAAACTCTTTTGAAGAACTTTTAAAGGAAAGTCTTGAAAAAGACAGAATGCTTACTTATACCTCAAAAGGTGTTCACAAAGATGATCTTCTTTTTGAAATGGACCATGTTTTAATTAAGAAAATCGGATCGCAGGGACAACAGAAGTCTTTCCTTATTTCCCTTAAATTAGCTCAGATGAATCTGGTAAAAGAACTGACCAAGAAGACTCCTATTCTTTTACTCGACGATATTTTTGATAAGCTTGATGATACAAGGGTTTCCCAGTTGATTGAACTGGTTAACAAAGAAAGTTTCGGACAGATTTTCATTACGGATACCCACAGGGAAAGAACAGAAAGTGTGGTGAAGAAAATTAATGAAGAAAGTATTATTTTTGAGATATGA
- a CDS encoding pentapeptide repeat-containing protein: MENIKIQLHQQWLHGTGGQQLDIADEEFNDLILKEEDLNTAVFSNTKFISGTFSSLNLGGSLFFNCTFSSVNFEHCFLRKCEFHGCTFRSCVFSEDEITKAEFYDTVIESCTFRKVKLGWSHFGDCYVSDTTFESAELDGLTFIDSKFKAVDFKNAEFSTVYPVKINDHVNIITIDQLKTTIKAFNE; encoded by the coding sequence ATGGAGAATATAAAAATACAACTGCATCAGCAATGGCTTCACGGTACCGGAGGGCAGCAGCTGGATATAGCCGATGAAGAATTTAATGATCTCATACTGAAAGAGGAAGATCTAAATACGGCGGTATTCAGTAATACAAAATTTATATCCGGTACTTTCAGCAGTCTGAATCTGGGAGGCAGCTTGTTCTTTAACTGTACTTTCTCTTCCGTCAATTTTGAACATTGTTTTTTAAGGAAATGTGAGTTTCATGGATGCACCTTCAGAAGCTGTGTTTTTTCGGAAGATGAAATAACAAAAGCTGAATTTTATGATACGGTCATAGAGTCCTGTACTTTCAGGAAAGTAAAACTGGGGTGGAGCCACTTTGGAGATTGTTATGTATCAGATACAACTTTTGAATCAGCAGAACTGGATGGCTTAACTTTCATCGACAGTAAGTTTAAAGCCGTTGATTTTAAAAATGCGGAATTCAGTACCGTCTATCCTGTGAAAATTAATGATCATGTAAATATTATCACTATTGATCAGCTGAAAACTACCATTAAAGCATTCAATGAATAA
- a CDS encoding GAD-like domain-containing protein yields the protein MGFMETSENYANADDELIDEYRGVFMDPKDETDVITEIWKKYGFCLYKNGLFSLLNPKEYNRLARNFPEVSEKAEVFARTATGCLFLWEEYSFGRNIAFLNIHTGEKSIISTSFNVLIEWNLTASNYWTEDCYGKVEFAVMDRFKHIPNNQCGGYSLALPLGGKERLDHMELFNYKTHLELLSQLHH from the coding sequence ATGGGGTTTATGGAGACATCTGAAAACTATGCCAACGCTGATGATGAATTAATTGATGAGTACAGAGGTGTTTTCATGGATCCTAAAGATGAGACAGACGTTATCACAGAAATCTGGAAAAAATACGGTTTTTGTCTCTATAAGAATGGATTGTTTTCCCTGTTAAATCCCAAAGAATACAACAGGCTGGCCAGAAATTTTCCTGAAGTTTCAGAGAAAGCAGAAGTTTTTGCAAGAACGGCCACCGGTTGCCTGTTTTTATGGGAAGAATATAGTTTCGGAAGAAATATTGCTTTTTTGAATATTCATACGGGAGAGAAAAGCATCATCTCTACAAGCTTCAATGTGTTAATAGAGTGGAATTTAACAGCGTCAAACTATTGGACGGAAGACTGTTACGGCAAAGTAGAATTTGCGGTAATGGATAGGTTTAAGCATATCCCGAACAATCAGTGTGGGGGGTATTCCTTAGCTTTGCCTCTGGGAGGAAAAGAACGCCTTGATCATATGGAATTATTCAATTATAAGACCCATCTTGAATTATTATCACAGCTTCATCATTAA
- the mtgA gene encoding monofunctional biosynthetic peptidoglycan transglycosylase, producing the protein MWKKIKQLIFIVLVLNVVFIIWGRFFNPPITITQIGGLFEYGKLHRDYISYDEMGNNVKKAVIASEDQKFFNHDGFDYTAIEKAMKHNEKGKKIRGGSTISQQTAKNVFLWQGRSWLRKGLEAIYTFIIEKVWSKDIILERYLNSIEMGQGVFGVEAAAQYYFGKSSKDLSASDAAWIAAVLPNPKKYDPKNPSPYLRKKHNWIMRQMRNVSLK; encoded by the coding sequence ATGTGGAAAAAAATTAAACAGCTGATTTTCATCGTTCTTGTCCTGAATGTAGTTTTTATCATTTGGGGTAGGTTTTTCAATCCGCCTATCACGATTACTCAGATAGGTGGTCTTTTTGAGTACGGGAAACTGCACCGGGATTATATTTCTTATGACGAAATGGGAAATAACGTAAAAAAAGCAGTGATTGCCTCTGAAGACCAGAAGTTCTTTAATCATGACGGGTTTGATTATACTGCTATAGAAAAAGCAATGAAACACAATGAAAAAGGGAAGAAGATCAGAGGAGGAAGCACCATTTCCCAGCAGACTGCAAAAAATGTTTTTCTGTGGCAGGGCAGAAGCTGGCTTAGAAAAGGGCTTGAAGCCATATATACCTTCATCATAGAAAAGGTATGGAGCAAAGATATTATCCTGGAAAGATACCTTAATTCCATTGAAATGGGACAGGGAGTATTTGGGGTAGAAGCGGCCGCTCAATATTATTTTGGAAAATCTTCCAAAGATCTAAGCGCATCAGATGCCGCATGGATTGCCGCAGTATTGCCTAATCCAAAGAAGTATGATCCAAAGAACCCATCTCCTTATTTAAGAAAGAAACACAATTGGATCATGAGACAAATGAGGAATGTGAGTTTGAAATAG
- a CDS encoding alpha/beta hydrolase yields the protein MASNIKAENDPQILSGIREFLNALNNSGGSPLETLTPQQARQVLVDAQKSVEVDYSGIIETEREITQDGITVNIHIVKPANSTSENLPVFMFTHGGGWILGDYPTHRRLVRDLVINSGAAAVFTDYTPSPEAQYPVAINQIYAATKWVSENGAEIGVDGKNMAAAGNSVGGNMTAVLCHMAKDKGGPEIKFQLLLWPVADADFTRESWQKYGEGRFLTAPLMKWMWDNYLPDLETRKEYYATPFNASLEQLKGLPPALVQLAENDILFDEGLAYARKLDEAGVPTTIQTYNGFIHDYGLLNPLDHIEAIKFSSEQGALALKKALFGKA from the coding sequence ATGGCATCAAACATTAAAGCGGAAAACGATCCGCAAATCCTTTCGGGGATCAGAGAATTTCTAAATGCATTGAATAACAGTGGGGGGAGTCCCTTGGAAACCTTGACACCCCAGCAGGCAAGACAGGTGTTAGTGGATGCCCAAAAATCTGTAGAGGTTGATTACTCAGGGATCATTGAGACAGAAAGAGAAATTACACAGGATGGTATTACAGTAAATATTCATATTGTTAAACCTGCAAACTCAACTTCGGAAAACCTTCCGGTATTTATGTTTACGCATGGTGGAGGTTGGATATTGGGTGATTATCCTACTCATAGAAGGCTGGTTAGAGATCTTGTTATAAATAGCGGAGCTGCTGCTGTATTTACTGACTATACACCATCTCCGGAAGCTCAATACCCTGTAGCGATCAATCAGATCTATGCTGCCACAAAATGGGTGTCAGAAAATGGCGCTGAAATCGGAGTAGACGGTAAAAATATGGCTGCTGCCGGAAATAGCGTAGGTGGGAATATGACGGCGGTACTTTGTCATATGGCTAAGGATAAAGGTGGCCCAGAGATAAAATTTCAATTATTATTGTGGCCTGTAGCGGACGCTGATTTTACACGTGAATCTTGGCAAAAATATGGTGAAGGAAGATTCCTGACAGCTCCATTGATGAAATGGATGTGGGATAACTATTTACCAGATCTCGAAACAAGAAAAGAGTATTATGCAACACCTTTCAACGCTTCTTTAGAGCAGTTAAAAGGATTGCCACCAGCATTAGTACAATTAGCGGAGAATGACATCCTTTTTGACGAAGGATTAGCATATGCCAGAAAATTAGATGAAGCAGGTGTGCCAACCACGATCCAGACTTATAACGGATTTATCCATGACTATGGATTATTAAACCCGTTGGATCATATAGAAGCAATAAAGTTTTCTTCTGAACAGGGTGCATTAGCACTTAAAAAAGCTTTATTTGGAAAAGCTTAA
- a CDS encoding 5-fold beta-flower protein: MKKTVFICCLLFGISMVSAQTIESGSRSTTGYIKSDGTIENSSRSTVGYIKSDGTIENKSRNTIGYIKSDGTIENGSRSTVGYVKKDGTVENSSRSTIGYIKDDGTVENSSRSTIGYARGVKKEWAAVVYFFFKMN, encoded by the coding sequence ATGAAAAAAACAGTATTCATTTGTTGTCTTTTATTCGGAATATCTATGGTAAGTGCGCAGACTATAGAATCAGGAAGCCGCAGTACAACGGGCTATATCAAAAGTGACGGTACCATAGAAAACAGCAGCCGTTCAACGGTTGGTTATATTAAAAGCGACGGTACTATTGAAAACAAAAGCCGCAACACCATCGGTTACATCAAAAGCGACGGTACTATAGAAAACGGCAGCCGTTCAACGGTTGGTTACGTTAAAAAAGATGGTACTGTAGAAAACAGCAGCCGTTCGACGATTGGTTACATCAAAGATGATGGAACCGTAGAAAACAGCAGCCGCAGTACGATTGGCTATGCCAGAGGTGTTAAAAAAGAATGGGCAGCGGTAGTATATTTTTTTTTCAAGATGAATTAA
- a CDS encoding ABC transporter substrate-binding protein: protein MKQRILLLLTVFSLIACKRETKISSSDWTKISERTQFKESGGTLELKSGNFTYNFKENQTPFRKIILLNASMAGYISELGAENLIIGISSPEYIYSEKILNLLKDGKIQNVGNEQKYDVEKIISMKPDAIFTNHIASFDNTYELLKNNGIQVIFLDEYMEQQPLEKTAYIKLFGEFLGKEKEAEAKYKEIEKNYRDLKQLAQKAKEKPVVLANEMYGDVWYLPGGNTSVAHYIADANANYIMKENKDEKALTMGFEEVYAKCGGVQYWVNAGSHASKKQMLNANPFYGKLDVFNKGKIYTMAGKEKQKANDFFESGVVRADLVLKDYIKIFHPELLQGYQLTYMKELQ from the coding sequence ATGAAACAGAGAATTTTACTTTTATTAACGGTTTTTTCGCTAATTGCCTGTAAGAGAGAAACAAAAATTTCGTCCTCAGACTGGACCAAAATCTCAGAACGCACCCAGTTTAAAGAGAGTGGCGGAACCTTAGAGCTGAAATCGGGAAATTTCACCTATAATTTTAAGGAAAATCAGACCCCGTTCAGGAAAATTATTCTGTTAAATGCGAGTATGGCAGGGTATATTTCAGAGCTTGGAGCAGAAAATCTGATCATCGGAATATCCAGCCCGGAATACATCTATTCTGAGAAAATTCTGAACCTTCTTAAAGACGGAAAGATCCAGAATGTAGGAAATGAGCAGAAATATGATGTGGAAAAAATTATTTCCATGAAACCGGATGCCATTTTTACCAACCATATTGCAAGCTTTGACAATACGTACGAACTGTTGAAGAACAACGGAATTCAGGTGATATTTCTGGATGAGTATATGGAACAGCAGCCTCTTGAAAAAACAGCTTATATTAAACTTTTCGGAGAATTTTTAGGAAAAGAAAAAGAAGCTGAGGCTAAATATAAAGAAATTGAAAAAAATTATAGAGACCTGAAGCAGCTTGCACAGAAAGCAAAAGAAAAACCTGTTGTTCTGGCTAATGAGATGTATGGTGATGTCTGGTATCTTCCAGGCGGAAATACTTCGGTAGCTCATTATATTGCAGATGCCAACGCAAACTATATCATGAAAGAGAATAAAGATGAAAAAGCGTTAACGATGGGGTTTGAAGAAGTCTACGCTAAATGTGGAGGGGTACAGTACTGGGTGAATGCAGGAAGTCACGCTTCTAAAAAGCAAATGCTGAATGCCAATCCTTTCTACGGAAAGCTGGATGTATTCAATAAAGGAAAGATCTATACAATGGCAGGGAAGGAGAAACAGAAAGCCAATGATTTTTTTGAAAGCGGCGTTGTAAGAGCTGATCTGGTTCTCAAAGACTATATTAAAATCTTCCATCCTGAACTTTTACAGGGTTATCAGCTTACCTACATGAAAGAACTGCAATAA
- a CDS encoding UbiA prenyltransferase family protein, with the protein MNVLKVLKKYIIDSQLYVSLMGTLFAVFFMKEQNTFRFPSVLLIFITYFSGYLYTKYQYTQHFLKIVALNAIAGVICAFLIIHNHNEIRLLKWFIIVVLGLLYNSFFLDVYIRKIPLLKVFYVGLVWALVNCWLTLPEFSLPIFLVSFFFITALVLPFDIRDMDSDTIQTFPKMIGIQNTKYIAYILVFVSCLISTFYLKPLYAGAFFLSGIITYIFIYFAENKRDDTYFSFGVETCSALPFLFLLIMEYF; encoded by the coding sequence ATGAATGTTTTAAAAGTACTGAAAAAATACATTATAGACAGCCAGCTCTATGTCTCTTTAATGGGAACTCTTTTTGCAGTATTTTTTATGAAGGAGCAAAACACATTCCGTTTCCCGTCTGTATTACTGATCTTTATCACTTATTTCAGTGGTTATCTTTATACCAAATATCAATACACCCAACATTTCCTTAAGATTGTGGCCTTAAATGCCATAGCCGGGGTTATCTGCGCTTTTCTGATCATTCATAATCATAATGAAATAAGGCTTCTGAAATGGTTCATCATTGTTGTTCTGGGACTGCTTTACAATAGCTTTTTCCTTGATGTATATATCCGGAAAATCCCGCTTCTGAAGGTTTTTTACGTTGGATTGGTCTGGGCATTGGTGAACTGCTGGCTTACGCTTCCTGAATTCAGTCTGCCCATTTTCCTGGTCAGTTTCTTTTTTATAACAGCATTAGTCCTTCCTTTTGACATCCGGGATATGGACAGCGATACGATACAGACGTTCCCTAAAATGATTGGGATTCAGAATACGAAGTATATTGCGTATATTCTTGTATTTGTTAGCTGCCTGATCTCCACTTTTTATCTTAAACCATTATATGCTGGAGCATTTTTCCTTTCGGGTATCATAACTTATATTTTCATTTATTTCGCTGAAAATAAACGTGATGACACTTATTTTTCCTTCGGAGTGGAAACCTGTTCAGCACTTCCTTTTTTATTTTTACTAATAATGGAGTATTTTTGA
- a CDS encoding recombinase has translation MKFFNSSTNFESVLKKYFSFKNETLSLEPFAEFLESIKRADFTDVLNFLRNNPVFAENFKHYIHNIFRGRPFNLSLTEANILSENAFFPELKKRILNKLLPPVENEKTVWYMIDNVSLRPKKDLKYLHNLPENEIDEFLVLLGASDFIVKPNVKKELIFSMNILSWRVTGMAMEVEVVRMAPQYRNLDNPFLALQNELETLAEDLRKDPELQLHSKDSRYKQIKIYSEQCLEFVNIAFKNSDKYGISGKINQSLLKIRQQTERIYEIVQLLVIDNEEDVMIKSKQLVFNILNYKSHKNNIADLINDSTRLISHLITNHTAETGTHYITSTRKEYMTMFYKASGGGIIVGALCVLKMLYGYIPGSDFSHAFLYSMNYAMGFIMIYLMGFTLATKQPAMTAATMTKVLSEEGNNKRNNTEFAHLVSKLFRSQFIAFVGNVLLSFPIALAIIYGLDVFFSQNLAVERSDKLLKDLDPFKSKAILHASIAGFYLFISGIISGNIGNNSVFYQIPERIAKNLSIRNFFGKKFAKGLSKYYAKNWPGIISNFWFGVFLGATAPIGLFFGLDLDIRHITFAAGNFALGLYGKDFSVDSYTFWISFITVFLIGFFNFLVSFSLSMFLAFRSRKMNFGQVSEIYKEIFRYFIKHPFKFFIPLRSGLDKKADDLMNSTVSNKSENQH, from the coding sequence ATGAAATTCTTTAATTCCAGCACAAATTTTGAATCTGTTCTTAAAAAATACTTCTCTTTTAAGAATGAGACCCTTTCTCTGGAACCCTTTGCCGAGTTTTTAGAGAGTATTAAAAGAGCTGATTTTACGGATGTTCTTAATTTTTTAAGAAACAACCCTGTTTTTGCTGAAAACTTTAAACATTATATTCACAATATATTCAGAGGGAGACCTTTTAACCTTTCGCTGACTGAAGCTAATATTCTGTCGGAAAATGCTTTCTTCCCTGAACTTAAAAAAAGAATCCTGAACAAGCTGCTGCCACCTGTTGAAAATGAAAAAACAGTGTGGTATATGATTGATAATGTCAGTTTAAGACCCAAAAAAGACTTAAAATACCTTCACAATCTTCCTGAAAATGAGATTGATGAATTCCTTGTCCTTCTGGGAGCTTCCGATTTTATTGTTAAACCCAACGTAAAAAAAGAGCTGATCTTCTCAATGAATATCCTTTCATGGAGGGTTACAGGAATGGCGATGGAAGTAGAGGTTGTAAGAATGGCCCCGCAATACAGGAATCTGGACAACCCTTTTCTGGCTTTGCAGAACGAACTGGAAACATTGGCGGAAGATCTGAGAAAGGATCCTGAACTTCAGCTGCATTCCAAAGACAGCCGTTATAAGCAGATTAAAATATATTCGGAACAATGTCTGGAATTCGTTAATATTGCTTTCAAAAACTCAGATAAATACGGGATATCAGGAAAAATTAACCAGTCACTGTTGAAGATTCGCCAGCAAACCGAAAGGATTTATGAAATAGTGCAGCTTCTGGTAATCGATAACGAAGAAGATGTAATGATTAAATCAAAACAGCTGGTCTTCAATATCCTGAATTATAAATCCCATAAAAATAATATTGCCGATCTGATCAACGACAGTACCCGTCTGATCTCACACCTTATTACCAACCATACCGCAGAAACAGGCACTCATTATATTACTTCCACAAGGAAAGAGTATATGACGATGTTCTATAAAGCGAGTGGCGGTGGAATTATTGTAGGAGCGCTCTGTGTCCTGAAAATGCTTTACGGCTATATTCCCGGAAGTGATTTCTCCCATGCGTTTTTATATTCCATGAACTATGCAATGGGGTTCATTATGATTTATCTGATGGGCTTTACGCTGGCAACAAAACAGCCTGCCATGACTGCCGCTACCATGACGAAGGTTCTGTCGGAAGAAGGCAACAACAAAAGAAATAATACCGAATTCGCCCACCTTGTATCTAAGCTGTTCAGAAGCCAGTTCATTGCTTTTGTTGGAAACGTACTGCTTTCATTCCCGATTGCTTTGGCCATCATTTATGGTCTTGATGTATTTTTCTCTCAAAACCTTGCTGTTGAACGATCTGATAAATTATTAAAAGACTTAGATCCGTTTAAGTCAAAAGCTATTTTGCACGCATCCATAGCTGGGTTTTATCTGTTTATTTCGGGAATTATTTCCGGAAACATCGGGAACAACTCCGTATTTTACCAGATTCCCGAGAGAATTGCCAAAAACCTTTCCATCAGAAACTTTTTCGGTAAAAAGTTTGCCAAAGGATTGTCTAAATATTATGCTAAAAACTGGCCTGGAATTATTTCCAACTTCTGGTTCGGGGTATTTCTGGGGGCAACAGCACCCATCGGGCTGTTTTTCGGGCTTGATCTTGATATCAGACACATCACTTTTGCCGCCGGAAACTTTGCATTAGGACTTTATGGTAAGGATTTTTCAGTAGATTCCTACACTTTCTGGATCTCTTTTATTACAGTTTTCCTGATTGGGTTTTTCAACTTCCTGGTAAGCTTTTCATTGTCTATGTTCCTGGCTTTCAGATCAAGAAAAATGAACTTCGGACAGGTAAGCGAGATCTATAAAGAAATTTTCAGATATTTTATTAAACATCCGTTTAAATTTTTCATTCCACTTCGCTCCGGATTAGATAAAAAAGCAGATGATCTGATGAACAGTACGGTTTCTAATAAATCTGAAAATCAGCATTAG
- a CDS encoding pentapeptide repeat-containing protein, with protein MENRFNLYSAIREKSDYTADDLPGFNETEFNNLVIRSLNLDDLISVKSQYSHVEFNGTSLYSTYFVQTLFQECIFQNVDFTKSNLSNTSFTRCSFTSCSFVSAEIMGAEITSCIFRKCNFTDIVFCDNVIHDTQFEITNHSFSSISDNIEKDVVWLFDQKM; from the coding sequence GTGGAGAACAGATTTAATTTATATAGTGCAATAAGAGAGAAAAGTGATTACACAGCTGATGATTTACCAGGTTTTAACGAAACTGAATTCAATAATCTGGTTATCAGAAGCCTGAATCTGGATGATCTGATCTCTGTAAAATCCCAATACAGTCATGTTGAATTTAACGGAACTTCGCTTTATTCCACATATTTTGTGCAGACCTTATTTCAGGAATGCATCTTTCAGAATGTTGATTTTACAAAGTCCAACTTAAGCAATACCTCATTTACACGATGTTCCTTTACCTCGTGTTCTTTTGTCAGTGCTGAAATAATGGGAGCAGAAATTACATCATGCATTTTCAGGAAATGTAATTTTACGGATATTGTTTTTTGTGATAATGTAATTCATGATACTCAATTCGAGATTACTAACCATTCTTTCTCTTCCATTAGCGATAATATTGAAAAAGATGTGGTTTGGTTATTTGATCAAAAAATGTAA
- a CDS encoding HEAT repeat domain-containing protein, which produces MQDLNEILLNLKSNDSEVIEKALDDLAQSGYENSLELILPFLRHHSKEVRETAVFNLGEIKDEKAIPYIIDTAKNEEESVRMFAILALDNYRSDAILKVLLEEVKRPKVSASPKQRAAEQLKNYPCKEAQEALIFLILNDENPYIFIPAADSLYSMNDKDLLDLWKKIDTSYNHDYVNSVARKAIEDIENNQS; this is translated from the coding sequence ATGCAAGATTTAAACGAAATCCTATTGAATTTAAAAAGCAATGATTCTGAAGTTATAGAAAAAGCCCTGGATGATTTAGCCCAATCAGGATATGAGAATTCTTTAGAACTTATTTTACCTTTTTTAAGGCATCATTCAAAAGAAGTAAGAGAAACCGCTGTATTTAATCTTGGAGAAATAAAGGATGAAAAAGCAATTCCCTACATTATAGACACCGCAAAAAATGAGGAAGAATCCGTAAGAATGTTTGCTATATTGGCTTTAGATAATTATAGAAGTGATGCTATATTAAAAGTTCTGCTTGAGGAAGTAAAACGGCCCAAAGTATCTGCCTCCCCTAAACAGCGGGCTGCTGAACAACTAAAGAATTATCCTTGTAAAGAAGCTCAGGAAGCATTAATATTTTTAATTCTCAATGATGAAAATCCATATATATTTATCCCTGCAGCAGATTCTTTATATTCAATGAATGATAAGGATTTACTGGATCTCTGGAAAAAAATAGACACATCATACAATCATGATTATGTAAATTCGGTTGCCCGAAAAGCGATAGAAGATATAGAAAACAACCAGAGTTGA
- a CDS encoding helix-turn-helix domain-containing protein — protein sequence MKVNFYKPKNSILKNYIEGYYFMAGNQDSNPIQYLTFPNNFCILSTTYNSDTILEENRIMVTPSTQNKVWTDLVFRYNYPIEVFCEQPINEITLYFKPLGLNHFVSDLEKIFAQRKNLTSYTPFPDFKDTMKQILTNPNREQQIELLENYWISKFQLKDLSLMEQILSDIEKDMKIEEIAEKYNLSRQYINKLFIKNIGKTSSEYRKIHRFRNTLINRKKSKNLTDLSYGNLFFDQSHFIKDFKELTRIKPSTFFKNVDTSKENIWLFI from the coding sequence ATGAAGGTCAATTTTTATAAACCGAAAAACAGCATCCTGAAAAATTATATTGAAGGGTATTATTTTATGGCTGGCAATCAAGATTCAAATCCTATACAATATCTTACTTTTCCTAACAATTTCTGCATCTTATCCACCACTTACAATTCTGATACGATTCTTGAAGAAAACCGGATTATGGTGACCCCTTCTACCCAAAATAAAGTTTGGACTGACCTGGTTTTCCGGTATAATTATCCTATTGAAGTTTTTTGCGAACAGCCAATCAATGAGATTACCCTCTATTTTAAACCCCTCGGATTAAATCATTTCGTGAGTGATTTGGAGAAAATATTTGCTCAACGAAAAAACCTTACCAGCTATACTCCTTTTCCTGATTTTAAGGATACAATGAAACAAATTTTAACTAACCCAAACCGGGAACAGCAAATTGAGTTATTAGAAAACTACTGGATTTCAAAATTCCAGCTAAAAGATCTATCCTTAATGGAGCAAATTTTATCGGACATTGAAAAGGATATGAAAATCGAAGAAATTGCAGAGAAATATAACCTGTCAAGGCAATACATCAATAAACTATTTATTAAAAACATAGGAAAAACATCTTCTGAATACCGGAAAATCCATCGTTTCAGAAATACATTGATCAACCGGAAGAAAAGCAAAAACCTTACAGATTTATCTTACGGAAATCTCTTTTTCGATCAATCTCACTTCATCAAAGATTTTAAGGAATTAACCCGTATAAAACCAAGTACATTTTTCAAAAACGTTGACACAAGCAAGGAAAACATCTGGCTTTTTATATAA